A window of Equus caballus isolate H_3958 breed thoroughbred chromosome 10, TB-T2T, whole genome shotgun sequence contains these coding sequences:
- the HIF3A gene encoding hypoxia-inducible factor 3-alpha isoform X4 — MWQHPTCLSPPPLSLPGTPPVNAAHAGRSSTELRKEKSRDAARSRRSQETEVLYQLAHTLPFARGVSAHLDKASIMRLTISYLRMHRLCAAGEWNQVAAGGGPLDACYLKALEGFVMVLTAEGDMAYLSENVSKHLGLSQLELIGHSIFDFIHPCDQEELQDALTPRHSLSKKKPEAPTERCFSLRMKSTLTSRGRTLNLKAATWKVLHCSGHMRAYKPPAQTSPAGSPTLEPPLQCLVLICEAIPHPGSLEPPLGRGAFLSRHSLDMKFTYCDERIAEVAGYSPDDLIGCSAYEYIHALDSDAVGQSIHTLLSKGQAVTGQYRFLARSGGYLWTQTQATVVSGGRGPQSESIVCVHFLISRVEETEVVLSLEQTERHSRRPVQRGIPSQDGPNLGDSLDASGPRILAFLHPPSLSEAALAADPRRFCSPDLCRLLAPILDGTSAAATPSAPPAARRPQSPLPADLPDELLVDVENAHKVFASGKDLEAVETDLDIAQGPGPELRGRGRGDGAAGSETPKTIPQPRSRKLPAASPQPEFPSDRRTGPREPAGPQHPSPGAE, encoded by the exons ATGTGGCAGCACCCCACGTGCTTGTCCCCTCCGCCTCTTTCCCTTCCCGGGACGCCACCAGTGAATGCCGCCCATGCCGGCAGGTCGAGCACCGAGCTGCGCAAGGAGAAGTCCCGGGATGCGGCCCGCAGCCGGCGCAGCCAGGAGACCGAGGTGCTGTACCAGCTGGCGCACACGCTGCCCTTCGCGCGCGGGGTCAGCGCCCACCTGGACAAGGCCTCCATCATGCGCCTCACCATCAGCTACCTGCGCATGCACCGCCTCTGCGCCGCAG GGGAGTGGAACCAGGTGGCAGCAGGGGGCGGACCGCTGGATGCCTGCTACCTGAAGGCCCTGGAGGGTTTCGTCATGGTGCTCACCGCCGAGGGAGACATGGCTTACCTGTCGGAGAATGTCAGCAAACACTTGGGCCTCAGTCAG CTGGAGCTCATCGGACACAGCATCTTTGATTTCATCCATCCCTGTGACCAAGAGGAGCTGCAGGACGCCCTGACCCCACGGCACA gcctctccaAAAAGAAGCCGGAGGCCCCCACGGAGCGGTGCTTCTCCTTGCGCATGAAGAGCACCCTCACCAGCCGCGGGCGCACCCTCAACCTCAAAGCGGCCACCTGGaag GTGCTACACTGCTCTGGACACATGAGGGCCTACAAGCCCCCTGCACAGACTTCTCCAGCTGGGAGCCCCACCCTGGAGCCCCCCTTGCAATGCCTGGTGCTCATCTGTGAAGCCATCCCTCACCCGGGCAGCCTGGAGCCCCCGCTGGGCCGGGGGGCCTTCCTCAGCCGCCACAGCCTGGACATGAAGTTCACCTACTGCGACGAGAG GATCGCGGAGGTTGCCGGCTACAGCCCCGATGACCTGATTGGCTGTTCCGCCTACGAGTACATCCATGCGCTGGACTCCGACGCAGTGGGTCAGAGCATCCACACCC TGCTGAGCAAGGGCCAGGCAGTGACGGGGCAGTATCGCTTCCTGGCCCGGAGTGGTGGCTACCTGTGGACCCAGACCCAGGCCACAGTGGTGTCGGGGGGCCGGGGCCCCCAGTCGGAGAGTATTGTCTGTGTCCACTTCCTGATCAG CCGGGTGGAAGAGACCGAAGTGGTGCTGTCTTTGGAGCAAACGGAGCGACACTCTCGCAGACCCGTTCAGCGGGGTATCCCCTCTCAGGACGGCCCTAATCTTGGGGACAGCCTTG ACGCCTCTGGTCCCCGGATCCTGGCCTTCCTGCACCCCCCTTCCCTGAGCGAGGCCGCCCTGGCCGCCGACCCCCGCCGTTTCTGTAGCCCTGACCTCTGTCGCCTCCTGGCACCGATCCTGGATGGGACTTCAGCTGCCGCCACCCCCAGCGCACCCCCGGCCGCACGGCGCCCCCAGAGCCCTCTTCCA GCTGATCTCCCAGATGAACTACTTGTGGATGTGGAGAATGCACACAAAGTCTTTGCCTCCGGGAAAGACCTTGAGGCAGTGGAGACAGATCTGGATATAGCTCAG GGCCCTGGCCCAGAGCTCAGAGGACGAGGCCGAGGGGATGGAGCTGCTGGGAGTGAGACCCCCAAAACGATCCCCCAGCCCAGATCCCGAAAACTTCCTGCTGCCTCCCCTCAGCCTG AGTTTCCTTCTGACAGGAGGACCGGCCCCAGGGAGCCAGCAGGACCCCAGCACCCATCTCCTGGAGCTGAATGA
- the HIF3A gene encoding hypoxia-inducible factor 3-alpha isoform X1: MWQHPTCLSPPPLSLPGTPPVNAAHAGRSSTELRKEKSRDAARSRRSQETEVLYQLAHTLPFARGVSAHLDKASIMRLTISYLRMHRLCAAGEWNQVAAGGGPLDACYLKALEGFVMVLTAEGDMAYLSENVSKHLGLSQLELIGHSIFDFIHPCDQEELQDALTPRHSLSKKKPEAPTERCFSLRMKSTLTSRGRTLNLKAATWKVLHCSGHMRAYKPPAQTSPAGSPTLEPPLQCLVLICEAIPHPGSLEPPLGRGAFLSRHSLDMKFTYCDERIAEVAGYSPDDLIGCSAYEYIHALDSDAVGQSIHTLLSKGQAVTGQYRFLARSGGYLWTQTQATVVSGGRGPQSESIVCVHFLISRVEETEVVLSLEQTERHSRRPVQRGIPSQDGPNLGDSLDASGPRILAFLHPPSLSEAALAADPRRFCSPDLCRLLAPILDGTSAAATPSAPPAARRPQSPLPADLPDELLVDVENAHKVFASGKDLEAVETDLDIAQDVDALDLEMLAPYISMDDDFQLNSSEQLPRAYHRPPGAVPRPRARSFHGLSPPTPEPSLLPRWGSDPRLSCSSPSRGNPSASSPMAGARKRALAQSSEDEAEGMELLGVRPPKRSPSPDPENFLLPPLSLSFLLTGGPAPGSQQDPSTHLLELNEPLGLGPSLLSLYQDEDTAQPRSHFQPAAGLAQAD; encoded by the exons ATGTGGCAGCACCCCACGTGCTTGTCCCCTCCGCCTCTTTCCCTTCCCGGGACGCCACCAGTGAATGCCGCCCATGCCGGCAGGTCGAGCACCGAGCTGCGCAAGGAGAAGTCCCGGGATGCGGCCCGCAGCCGGCGCAGCCAGGAGACCGAGGTGCTGTACCAGCTGGCGCACACGCTGCCCTTCGCGCGCGGGGTCAGCGCCCACCTGGACAAGGCCTCCATCATGCGCCTCACCATCAGCTACCTGCGCATGCACCGCCTCTGCGCCGCAG GGGAGTGGAACCAGGTGGCAGCAGGGGGCGGACCGCTGGATGCCTGCTACCTGAAGGCCCTGGAGGGTTTCGTCATGGTGCTCACCGCCGAGGGAGACATGGCTTACCTGTCGGAGAATGTCAGCAAACACTTGGGCCTCAGTCAG CTGGAGCTCATCGGACACAGCATCTTTGATTTCATCCATCCCTGTGACCAAGAGGAGCTGCAGGACGCCCTGACCCCACGGCACA gcctctccaAAAAGAAGCCGGAGGCCCCCACGGAGCGGTGCTTCTCCTTGCGCATGAAGAGCACCCTCACCAGCCGCGGGCGCACCCTCAACCTCAAAGCGGCCACCTGGaag GTGCTACACTGCTCTGGACACATGAGGGCCTACAAGCCCCCTGCACAGACTTCTCCAGCTGGGAGCCCCACCCTGGAGCCCCCCTTGCAATGCCTGGTGCTCATCTGTGAAGCCATCCCTCACCCGGGCAGCCTGGAGCCCCCGCTGGGCCGGGGGGCCTTCCTCAGCCGCCACAGCCTGGACATGAAGTTCACCTACTGCGACGAGAG GATCGCGGAGGTTGCCGGCTACAGCCCCGATGACCTGATTGGCTGTTCCGCCTACGAGTACATCCATGCGCTGGACTCCGACGCAGTGGGTCAGAGCATCCACACCC TGCTGAGCAAGGGCCAGGCAGTGACGGGGCAGTATCGCTTCCTGGCCCGGAGTGGTGGCTACCTGTGGACCCAGACCCAGGCCACAGTGGTGTCGGGGGGCCGGGGCCCCCAGTCGGAGAGTATTGTCTGTGTCCACTTCCTGATCAG CCGGGTGGAAGAGACCGAAGTGGTGCTGTCTTTGGAGCAAACGGAGCGACACTCTCGCAGACCCGTTCAGCGGGGTATCCCCTCTCAGGACGGCCCTAATCTTGGGGACAGCCTTG ACGCCTCTGGTCCCCGGATCCTGGCCTTCCTGCACCCCCCTTCCCTGAGCGAGGCCGCCCTGGCCGCCGACCCCCGCCGTTTCTGTAGCCCTGACCTCTGTCGCCTCCTGGCACCGATCCTGGATGGGACTTCAGCTGCCGCCACCCCCAGCGCACCCCCGGCCGCACGGCGCCCCCAGAGCCCTCTTCCA GCTGATCTCCCAGATGAACTACTTGTGGATGTGGAGAATGCACACAAAGTCTTTGCCTCCGGGAAAGACCTTGAGGCAGTGGAGACAGATCTGGATATAGCTCAG gACGTCGATGCTCTGGATTTGGAGATGCTGGCCCCCTACATCTCCATGGATGATGACTTCCAGCTCAACTCCAGCGAGCAGCTACCCAGAGCCTACCACAGACCTCCGGGGGCTGTCCCCCGGCCCCGCGCCCGGAGCTTCCACGGCCTGTCGCCCCCAACCCCTGAGCCTTCCCTCCTGCCCCGCTGGGGGAGTGACCCCCGGCTGAGCTGCTCTAGCCCGTCCCGTGGGAACCCCTCCGCATCCTCCCCCATGGCTGGGGCTCGGAAGAG GGCCCTGGCCCAGAGCTCAGAGGACGAGGCCGAGGGGATGGAGCTGCTGGGAGTGAGACCCCCAAAACGATCCCCCAGCCCAGATCCCGAAAACTTCCTGCTGCCTCCCCTCAGCCTG AGTTTCCTTCTGACAGGAGGACCGGCCCCAGGGAGCCAGCAGGACCCCAGCACCCATCTCCTGGAGCTGAATGAGCCCCTGG GCCTGggcccctctctgctctctctctacCAGGATGAGGACACCGCCCAGCCCAGGAGCCACTTCCAGCCAGCGGCAGGTTTGGCCCAGGCCGactga
- the HIF3A gene encoding hypoxia-inducible factor 3-alpha isoform X3, which yields MWQHPTCLSPPPLSLPGTPPVNAAHAGRSSTELRKEKSRDAARSRRSQETEVLYQLAHTLPFARGVSAHLDKASIMRLTISYLRMHRLCAAGEWNQVAAGGGPLDACYLKALEGFVMVLTAEGDMAYLSENVSKHLGLSQLELIGHSIFDFIHPCDQEELQDALTPRHSLSKKKPEAPTERCFSLRMKSTLTSRGRTLNLKAATWKVLHCSGHMRAYKPPAQTSPAGSPTLEPPLQCLVLICEAIPHPGSLEPPLGRGAFLSRHSLDMKFTYCDERIAEVAGYSPDDLIGCSAYEYIHALDSDAVGQSIHTLLSKGQAVTGQYRFLARSGGYLWTQTQATVVSGGRGPQSESIVCVHFLISRVEETEVVLSLEQTERHSRRPVQRGIPSQDGPNLGDSLDASGPRILAFLHPPSLSEAALAADPRRFCSPDLCRLLAPILDGTSAAATPSAPPAARRPQSPLPADLPDELLVDVENAHKVFASGKDLEAVETDLDIAQDVDALDLEMLAPYISMDDDFQLNSSEQLPRAYHRPPGAVPRPRARSFHGLSPPTPEPSLLPRWGSDPRLSCSSPSRGNPSASSPMAGARKRALAQSSEDEAEGMELLGVRPPKRSPSPDPENFLLPPLSLSFLLTGGPAPGSQQDPSTHLLELNEPLG from the exons ATGTGGCAGCACCCCACGTGCTTGTCCCCTCCGCCTCTTTCCCTTCCCGGGACGCCACCAGTGAATGCCGCCCATGCCGGCAGGTCGAGCACCGAGCTGCGCAAGGAGAAGTCCCGGGATGCGGCCCGCAGCCGGCGCAGCCAGGAGACCGAGGTGCTGTACCAGCTGGCGCACACGCTGCCCTTCGCGCGCGGGGTCAGCGCCCACCTGGACAAGGCCTCCATCATGCGCCTCACCATCAGCTACCTGCGCATGCACCGCCTCTGCGCCGCAG GGGAGTGGAACCAGGTGGCAGCAGGGGGCGGACCGCTGGATGCCTGCTACCTGAAGGCCCTGGAGGGTTTCGTCATGGTGCTCACCGCCGAGGGAGACATGGCTTACCTGTCGGAGAATGTCAGCAAACACTTGGGCCTCAGTCAG CTGGAGCTCATCGGACACAGCATCTTTGATTTCATCCATCCCTGTGACCAAGAGGAGCTGCAGGACGCCCTGACCCCACGGCACA gcctctccaAAAAGAAGCCGGAGGCCCCCACGGAGCGGTGCTTCTCCTTGCGCATGAAGAGCACCCTCACCAGCCGCGGGCGCACCCTCAACCTCAAAGCGGCCACCTGGaag GTGCTACACTGCTCTGGACACATGAGGGCCTACAAGCCCCCTGCACAGACTTCTCCAGCTGGGAGCCCCACCCTGGAGCCCCCCTTGCAATGCCTGGTGCTCATCTGTGAAGCCATCCCTCACCCGGGCAGCCTGGAGCCCCCGCTGGGCCGGGGGGCCTTCCTCAGCCGCCACAGCCTGGACATGAAGTTCACCTACTGCGACGAGAG GATCGCGGAGGTTGCCGGCTACAGCCCCGATGACCTGATTGGCTGTTCCGCCTACGAGTACATCCATGCGCTGGACTCCGACGCAGTGGGTCAGAGCATCCACACCC TGCTGAGCAAGGGCCAGGCAGTGACGGGGCAGTATCGCTTCCTGGCCCGGAGTGGTGGCTACCTGTGGACCCAGACCCAGGCCACAGTGGTGTCGGGGGGCCGGGGCCCCCAGTCGGAGAGTATTGTCTGTGTCCACTTCCTGATCAG CCGGGTGGAAGAGACCGAAGTGGTGCTGTCTTTGGAGCAAACGGAGCGACACTCTCGCAGACCCGTTCAGCGGGGTATCCCCTCTCAGGACGGCCCTAATCTTGGGGACAGCCTTG ACGCCTCTGGTCCCCGGATCCTGGCCTTCCTGCACCCCCCTTCCCTGAGCGAGGCCGCCCTGGCCGCCGACCCCCGCCGTTTCTGTAGCCCTGACCTCTGTCGCCTCCTGGCACCGATCCTGGATGGGACTTCAGCTGCCGCCACCCCCAGCGCACCCCCGGCCGCACGGCGCCCCCAGAGCCCTCTTCCA GCTGATCTCCCAGATGAACTACTTGTGGATGTGGAGAATGCACACAAAGTCTTTGCCTCCGGGAAAGACCTTGAGGCAGTGGAGACAGATCTGGATATAGCTCAG gACGTCGATGCTCTGGATTTGGAGATGCTGGCCCCCTACATCTCCATGGATGATGACTTCCAGCTCAACTCCAGCGAGCAGCTACCCAGAGCCTACCACAGACCTCCGGGGGCTGTCCCCCGGCCCCGCGCCCGGAGCTTCCACGGCCTGTCGCCCCCAACCCCTGAGCCTTCCCTCCTGCCCCGCTGGGGGAGTGACCCCCGGCTGAGCTGCTCTAGCCCGTCCCGTGGGAACCCCTCCGCATCCTCCCCCATGGCTGGGGCTCGGAAGAG GGCCCTGGCCCAGAGCTCAGAGGACGAGGCCGAGGGGATGGAGCTGCTGGGAGTGAGACCCCCAAAACGATCCCCCAGCCCAGATCCCGAAAACTTCCTGCTGCCTCCCCTCAGCCTG AGTTTCCTTCTGACAGGAGGACCGGCCCCAGGGAGCCAGCAGGACCCCAGCACCCATCTCCTGGAGCTGAATGAGCCCCTGG GATGA
- the HIF3A gene encoding hypoxia-inducible factor 3-alpha isoform X5 produces the protein MALGLQRARSSTELRKEKSRDAARSRRSQETEVLYQLAHTLPFARGVSAHLDKASIMRLTISYLRMHRLCAAGEWNQVAAGGGPLDACYLKALEGFVMVLTAEGDMAYLSENVSKHLGLSQLELIGHSIFDFIHPCDQEELQDALTPRHSLSKKKPEAPTERCFSLRMKSTLTSRGRTLNLKAATWKVLHCSGHMRAYKPPAQTSPAGSPTLEPPLQCLVLICEAIPHPGSLEPPLGRGAFLSRHSLDMKFTYCDERIAEVAGYSPDDLIGCSAYEYIHALDSDAVGQSIHTLLSKGQAVTGQYRFLARSGGYLWTQTQATVVSGGRGPQSESIVCVHFLISRVEETEVVLSLEQTERHSRRPVQRGIPSQDGPNLGDSLDASGPRILAFLHPPSLSEAALAADPRRFCSPDLCRLLAPILDGTSAAATPSAPPAARRPQSPLPADLPDELLVDVENAHKVFASGKDLEAVETDLDIAQGPGPELRGRGRGDGAAGSETPKTIPQPRSRKLPAASPQPEFPSDRRTGPREPAGPQHPSPGAE, from the exons ATGGCGCTGGGGCTGCAGCGCGCAAG GTCGAGCACCGAGCTGCGCAAGGAGAAGTCCCGGGATGCGGCCCGCAGCCGGCGCAGCCAGGAGACCGAGGTGCTGTACCAGCTGGCGCACACGCTGCCCTTCGCGCGCGGGGTCAGCGCCCACCTGGACAAGGCCTCCATCATGCGCCTCACCATCAGCTACCTGCGCATGCACCGCCTCTGCGCCGCAG GGGAGTGGAACCAGGTGGCAGCAGGGGGCGGACCGCTGGATGCCTGCTACCTGAAGGCCCTGGAGGGTTTCGTCATGGTGCTCACCGCCGAGGGAGACATGGCTTACCTGTCGGAGAATGTCAGCAAACACTTGGGCCTCAGTCAG CTGGAGCTCATCGGACACAGCATCTTTGATTTCATCCATCCCTGTGACCAAGAGGAGCTGCAGGACGCCCTGACCCCACGGCACA gcctctccaAAAAGAAGCCGGAGGCCCCCACGGAGCGGTGCTTCTCCTTGCGCATGAAGAGCACCCTCACCAGCCGCGGGCGCACCCTCAACCTCAAAGCGGCCACCTGGaag GTGCTACACTGCTCTGGACACATGAGGGCCTACAAGCCCCCTGCACAGACTTCTCCAGCTGGGAGCCCCACCCTGGAGCCCCCCTTGCAATGCCTGGTGCTCATCTGTGAAGCCATCCCTCACCCGGGCAGCCTGGAGCCCCCGCTGGGCCGGGGGGCCTTCCTCAGCCGCCACAGCCTGGACATGAAGTTCACCTACTGCGACGAGAG GATCGCGGAGGTTGCCGGCTACAGCCCCGATGACCTGATTGGCTGTTCCGCCTACGAGTACATCCATGCGCTGGACTCCGACGCAGTGGGTCAGAGCATCCACACCC TGCTGAGCAAGGGCCAGGCAGTGACGGGGCAGTATCGCTTCCTGGCCCGGAGTGGTGGCTACCTGTGGACCCAGACCCAGGCCACAGTGGTGTCGGGGGGCCGGGGCCCCCAGTCGGAGAGTATTGTCTGTGTCCACTTCCTGATCAG CCGGGTGGAAGAGACCGAAGTGGTGCTGTCTTTGGAGCAAACGGAGCGACACTCTCGCAGACCCGTTCAGCGGGGTATCCCCTCTCAGGACGGCCCTAATCTTGGGGACAGCCTTG ACGCCTCTGGTCCCCGGATCCTGGCCTTCCTGCACCCCCCTTCCCTGAGCGAGGCCGCCCTGGCCGCCGACCCCCGCCGTTTCTGTAGCCCTGACCTCTGTCGCCTCCTGGCACCGATCCTGGATGGGACTTCAGCTGCCGCCACCCCCAGCGCACCCCCGGCCGCACGGCGCCCCCAGAGCCCTCTTCCA GCTGATCTCCCAGATGAACTACTTGTGGATGTGGAGAATGCACACAAAGTCTTTGCCTCCGGGAAAGACCTTGAGGCAGTGGAGACAGATCTGGATATAGCTCAG GGCCCTGGCCCAGAGCTCAGAGGACGAGGCCGAGGGGATGGAGCTGCTGGGAGTGAGACCCCCAAAACGATCCCCCAGCCCAGATCCCGAAAACTTCCTGCTGCCTCCCCTCAGCCTG AGTTTCCTTCTGACAGGAGGACCGGCCCCAGGGAGCCAGCAGGACCCCAGCACCCATCTCCTGGAGCTGAATGA
- the HIF3A gene encoding hypoxia-inducible factor 3-alpha isoform X2, with amino-acid sequence MALGLQRARSSTELRKEKSRDAARSRRSQETEVLYQLAHTLPFARGVSAHLDKASIMRLTISYLRMHRLCAAGEWNQVAAGGGPLDACYLKALEGFVMVLTAEGDMAYLSENVSKHLGLSQLELIGHSIFDFIHPCDQEELQDALTPRHSLSKKKPEAPTERCFSLRMKSTLTSRGRTLNLKAATWKVLHCSGHMRAYKPPAQTSPAGSPTLEPPLQCLVLICEAIPHPGSLEPPLGRGAFLSRHSLDMKFTYCDERIAEVAGYSPDDLIGCSAYEYIHALDSDAVGQSIHTLLSKGQAVTGQYRFLARSGGYLWTQTQATVVSGGRGPQSESIVCVHFLISRVEETEVVLSLEQTERHSRRPVQRGIPSQDGPNLGDSLDASGPRILAFLHPPSLSEAALAADPRRFCSPDLCRLLAPILDGTSAAATPSAPPAARRPQSPLPADLPDELLVDVENAHKVFASGKDLEAVETDLDIAQDVDALDLEMLAPYISMDDDFQLNSSEQLPRAYHRPPGAVPRPRARSFHGLSPPTPEPSLLPRWGSDPRLSCSSPSRGNPSASSPMAGARKRALAQSSEDEAEGMELLGVRPPKRSPSPDPENFLLPPLSLSFLLTGGPAPGSQQDPSTHLLELNEPLGLGPSLLSLYQDEDTAQPRSHFQPAAGLAQAD; translated from the exons ATGGCGCTGGGGCTGCAGCGCGCAAG GTCGAGCACCGAGCTGCGCAAGGAGAAGTCCCGGGATGCGGCCCGCAGCCGGCGCAGCCAGGAGACCGAGGTGCTGTACCAGCTGGCGCACACGCTGCCCTTCGCGCGCGGGGTCAGCGCCCACCTGGACAAGGCCTCCATCATGCGCCTCACCATCAGCTACCTGCGCATGCACCGCCTCTGCGCCGCAG GGGAGTGGAACCAGGTGGCAGCAGGGGGCGGACCGCTGGATGCCTGCTACCTGAAGGCCCTGGAGGGTTTCGTCATGGTGCTCACCGCCGAGGGAGACATGGCTTACCTGTCGGAGAATGTCAGCAAACACTTGGGCCTCAGTCAG CTGGAGCTCATCGGACACAGCATCTTTGATTTCATCCATCCCTGTGACCAAGAGGAGCTGCAGGACGCCCTGACCCCACGGCACA gcctctccaAAAAGAAGCCGGAGGCCCCCACGGAGCGGTGCTTCTCCTTGCGCATGAAGAGCACCCTCACCAGCCGCGGGCGCACCCTCAACCTCAAAGCGGCCACCTGGaag GTGCTACACTGCTCTGGACACATGAGGGCCTACAAGCCCCCTGCACAGACTTCTCCAGCTGGGAGCCCCACCCTGGAGCCCCCCTTGCAATGCCTGGTGCTCATCTGTGAAGCCATCCCTCACCCGGGCAGCCTGGAGCCCCCGCTGGGCCGGGGGGCCTTCCTCAGCCGCCACAGCCTGGACATGAAGTTCACCTACTGCGACGAGAG GATCGCGGAGGTTGCCGGCTACAGCCCCGATGACCTGATTGGCTGTTCCGCCTACGAGTACATCCATGCGCTGGACTCCGACGCAGTGGGTCAGAGCATCCACACCC TGCTGAGCAAGGGCCAGGCAGTGACGGGGCAGTATCGCTTCCTGGCCCGGAGTGGTGGCTACCTGTGGACCCAGACCCAGGCCACAGTGGTGTCGGGGGGCCGGGGCCCCCAGTCGGAGAGTATTGTCTGTGTCCACTTCCTGATCAG CCGGGTGGAAGAGACCGAAGTGGTGCTGTCTTTGGAGCAAACGGAGCGACACTCTCGCAGACCCGTTCAGCGGGGTATCCCCTCTCAGGACGGCCCTAATCTTGGGGACAGCCTTG ACGCCTCTGGTCCCCGGATCCTGGCCTTCCTGCACCCCCCTTCCCTGAGCGAGGCCGCCCTGGCCGCCGACCCCCGCCGTTTCTGTAGCCCTGACCTCTGTCGCCTCCTGGCACCGATCCTGGATGGGACTTCAGCTGCCGCCACCCCCAGCGCACCCCCGGCCGCACGGCGCCCCCAGAGCCCTCTTCCA GCTGATCTCCCAGATGAACTACTTGTGGATGTGGAGAATGCACACAAAGTCTTTGCCTCCGGGAAAGACCTTGAGGCAGTGGAGACAGATCTGGATATAGCTCAG gACGTCGATGCTCTGGATTTGGAGATGCTGGCCCCCTACATCTCCATGGATGATGACTTCCAGCTCAACTCCAGCGAGCAGCTACCCAGAGCCTACCACAGACCTCCGGGGGCTGTCCCCCGGCCCCGCGCCCGGAGCTTCCACGGCCTGTCGCCCCCAACCCCTGAGCCTTCCCTCCTGCCCCGCTGGGGGAGTGACCCCCGGCTGAGCTGCTCTAGCCCGTCCCGTGGGAACCCCTCCGCATCCTCCCCCATGGCTGGGGCTCGGAAGAG GGCCCTGGCCCAGAGCTCAGAGGACGAGGCCGAGGGGATGGAGCTGCTGGGAGTGAGACCCCCAAAACGATCCCCCAGCCCAGATCCCGAAAACTTCCTGCTGCCTCCCCTCAGCCTG AGTTTCCTTCTGACAGGAGGACCGGCCCCAGGGAGCCAGCAGGACCCCAGCACCCATCTCCTGGAGCTGAATGAGCCCCTGG GCCTGggcccctctctgctctctctctacCAGGATGAGGACACCGCCCAGCCCAGGAGCCACTTCCAGCCAGCGGCAGGTTTGGCCCAGGCCGactga